From Solea senegalensis isolate Sse05_10M unplaced genomic scaffold, IFAPA_SoseM_1 scf7180000015851, whole genome shotgun sequence:
tgtgtcatatagtggtttGTGAAACTGTGTTTGCTGAGTGACACTGCACagcccacgaccctctggtggaggataaagtggtagatgatggatggatatatatatatatatagatagatatatatatatacatatatacattatatatatagatatatatatatgtgtgtatatatatatgtgtatatatatgtatatatatatatatacacatatatgtgtgtatatatgtatatatatatatacacatatatatgtgtgtatatatatatatgtgtgtgtatatatatatatatatatatacatagacatacatatattacaaaaaatatataaatatgaaattaaaaaacGAGTTAAAACTTAAACGTTTCTAATAACAAAAAAGCATAATTTGGCcgaataaatgtttaaattataatcaaattaacaacaaaacagtttttagtttttctgacatttattgcaATGATTTTTATGAAAAATCTTTctaaatcaacacaaacacaacatttctcttgcattcatgcatttatttgagCTCAGGCTTTAATCTGAATAATCTTTTTTAACTTAAAACTTTTACAATAATCATGCtttaatttgttaaataaataactcaCTCTTTACTCTCAGTTAAGAAAAAATCTTTTATACACaagaaattcattcatttcacctCAAAACAAcacgtttacatttaaacaacaaaaatgattaaaGTTAAAATCGCGGTCAAATCATCTTCACGTTttggtgaaaattatttttttttcttcattataacACAAAATTAACTCATTTTAACGTGAACATTTTTCGCATTATTACGTGATTTTCATTCGTTTCttagtttttaaaatgacagcaaattagataaattaataaaacaatcggaggaaaaaaaactttctgtCAAATTTAAACGTGGAATTTTATGACCAAGCAGTTCCACTACTGAACACCAGGGGGCGGCAGAAACAATGATGTGagtcaaaaacatttaaacaaaaatgatcattttcattattcaatcaaatcaatatcAAATCATTAATGTGTGACttctgttttcttcctcttctaaATTTTACGCTGaatttgacacaaacacatttttttacagaACAAAGTAACGTTAAGTTTTGTGTGAagattttcagtttgtgttcgttgctgaagaagaagaagaagctcagtAGAAGAAATACactgaggagagaagaagaagaaagtatGAAAATCAACTGACAAAtcttaaattcatttaaatgttcctGTTTCCTTAAATTAATGCAAATCACAAAActgattatgattttttttttctgggtcagtttttgtgagattttttttttcttataacaAGAAAATGTGAATCACTTGAAGATTTGTCCTAAATGTAGTTTCCAGTAAATACATCAAATGAGAAGTTGAAGCTTATTTTCTcacagtggagtcgccccctagtggctattctccatattgttactgtatttttgtgtaatatttgaCTGCAGTACTGCGATACTTACAGAAGATGACGCCAAAGCATATAACACCTATAACTGCCATGATGATCatcatctgaaaaacaaacagattaaataaataataacatctGTAAATAAACAGATAAGGTTTTATATCTGTATAAAATCTGTTtataattttttattaattattaccattttacataaacacatgtgaactgaactgatacattcaaatctgtaatctggattataTCTGGGTGAAATTCATATTGACGGTAGAGTGTGTgatcctgcaaacacacatgttcagGTTTAATTGACGATTTTGCCCATTAGAAATAGATGAGGATTTCTGGGACGTTTGATCACAGTTTGTCGTTCTTACCAAACTTGAATGGAAACATACCCATCACAAAACATTCAGAGTGATctgtccaacaacaacaacaacaacaacaacaacaacaacaacaacaacaaaagactgtagacaggaaggacatgtgtgtgtgtgtgtgtgtaaatcctCATGATGACGTTAAAGCTGCTGACAAACAGGAAATCACTTTATCTCTGACTGCGGAGGGTGAGAGAGATTAACAAGAACAAGgggttagagagagagacagtgagacacacacacacacacacacacacacacagtgtaggaAGTTtggattaaaagtaaaaaagtaaaaagtaaaaatcagtgagtgtctgtttatgtgtcaTTGTGAGGACCACTGTTCAGGACCTTCATTGTGAGGACACTGTCCTCACTTCTTCAGAGACATGTTGGACGAGTTTAAATCAGACTTTGATTCAAATTCctctgtgttcatgttgttGCCTCGAAACCCAACCAAACACGATAAAATACAGCTTTTATTGACCTAactgccccctactggtgtCTACTGAAGATGCAGGCAACTATTTTACAGTGAATATTAGAGGCTTGAAAATGGATGATAGGTCCTCACTCCAAGGACCTCCAAGTACAGATGtgcacaccagtgtgtgtgtgtgtgtgtgtgtattgaggGTGGGTGGAGTTATATCACAAATCACAGCAGGCTCCTTAATCCCCAACTGTCACTGTAATCCAGATtgggatctctctctctctctctctctccctatttTTGTGAGCAGTAGCTTCTGATTGGACATGGAATGGCTTTGTCTGTccactggatggatggatggagactGATGCATCATGGGAAAAAAGGCATGCTGACCTTGCAGTTTTTCCACCAGTACTTGTTCTTGAGTTTGGCGGCGCTGCTCTCGAACTGGGAGGCGCCGGCCTGCAGGGCGTCGGCGCGGTCGTCCAGCTCCGACAGCTTCTGGTCTCGCTCCAGGACTTTGTCTACGTTGACTCGCATGATGTCCACCACCTGAGGGACAAGGTCGGTGACATCTCCggaaatgttaaaaacaaaagaaagagattTGGAGGTAAGTTTTTAGTCTCCGTCCTCACCTCGTCCACCTGCGCCTGCGTCTGCTGCAGTCGTCTGTTGCTGGTCAGGTTTGGGGGCGGAGCTGGACTGCCCTCGCCGTCCGGACCTCCAGGTGCTCCTGGTGTATCTGGAGTTGACCTGCAGGACCAGAGGTGATTCGTGAGAAACACGTAAAGAAGGTGTGGTTCAATCCCGGGTTTCGGCAGGTTTTGGTAAACAAAGGTGACAGATCCTTCTGTCCATAAATCAAATACATTGAGTTTATACCAAACTAATGTTAATGTTCTGAATGGGATGGAATCTCTCGTAAGCACTTCCCGATCATACCTGTGTGATATGAACCTTGAATTGAATTATtctaggaaaaaaaataaacaccaaaaaatgtgaaaacagacccgggaaaaaaacattttttcataaAATGGTAAAATCAAAGTAGTGAATGTATCATCAGTCATTTTTACTTTAAGTTACTCCAGAGCGTCCCCTAAAGGAAGTGTGTGGTAGTGCATGTCCTGTGCTGAAATAGCTCAAGTTTCCTGAGTTTCCTGTTTCAATCCTGTGTTTTGGGAGCAGGAGTGAAAGCTCACTGACCAAAAcctttctttaaataaatcatacaccaacttttatatatatatatatatatatatatatatatatatatatatatatatatacatatatatatatatatatatatatatgtatatacacacatttatatatgtatgcacTGGGATGGAATTAATCGTTAGTGCTTCCCAAACATACAtttgcaatttaaaaatatatgaaCCTTGAACTGAATTGTTCTACTACTGCGACTTTTAATTTGTTAGTATTTCATTCTACTTCTATTTAACTTAATTCTTAAatgatattttaacatttaagtcCTGTTTTTTATGTAGCATTTTTACACTGTATTACTGActgaatcttttattttattgtaagtttgttattttttacttatttttctttattctaaTATAGTATTTTGtagtattattttaaatgtatttgtaattagaggttttttttacatgtagcATTACTACTTACTAATTAATTACTAACCATTATGACAAATCCTTCTtttagaaatacaaatatattataaaatatatcatataaaaatataaaaagcaggatgttttatttgtaacagAATAATTAGTGTTGCTCATTTGTTACGTACATTAACGTAACGTTGCTCCTTATACTTATCACATTGCAGTACAGCTACAATAAATCCtacctttttgtatttttcacatgttaatatttgtactttctgttacacTTTGTAGaaaattgtacattttgttgTCGCTACTTTTGATTTTACTCAAACGTCAGAGAACTTTGTGTCATTTGGCAGCGACTTAACGAAACTGAAGCGGCTCGAATAATAAACAGCAAAATTTAATTTCAATAATAGAAACATGACTCATCTCACTttggcctcacacacacacacacacacactcacacacacacacacacacacacacacacacacacacacacagtgacagattagtgcagcagcagtaaagGTTTGGATTTGTGTGACAGAGATAAACATCAAACTGTTCCCCTCCCCCACAACAGCACATTCGTCaaattaaatctgttttaaaatgtataaaaaagacaatgttACTGTTTGAATGTCTTTATTCTTGAGCTGAATAAAGCGTGTACATTAACGTCACGTCATTAACGGTCTGTTCCTGAGTCtgattttcaaacacaaacactcacaagtTCCATttgtgagattaaaaaacaatgaatgaaaacaaacaaatatggaGTCAAATGTAACGCGAGTTGTTTGAAAGCAGGAAATGAACGACGAGTTAcatcaattttttaaaaaaggtttgtaCGTCAAAAATATAAGTACTTACATGTCAGCGGCGTCAGGAGGATGAGATCATCTGAAtcgcagagagagaggatgagataatctgagtcacagagagagagcgaaagagagagagaggatgagataATCTGAgtcacagagagcgagagaggtgtgtgtgtgtgtgtgtgtgagagactgtgaTTGAATATAAATGAAGCACGATGACTTGAGTCTTTTCTCaaagattttaacttttaaaatatcacaaaattatatgtatttgacatatttgacataCTTTATTAATGAAGTACTATGAGTACTATtgaaagtttatgacatttaaaaatgaaaaaaatatggtTTAATGCTTTGatactttattacatttcacaatttttatctgatgactctttttttgtatgtttatataattgaacagattttttttaaaaaactttcattcctttttttttccttttttcaatccaaaatttggatgacataccgatgacttttttgtcaaaatgtggtTGACAAAtgaaagtatgacctttttggtcaaaatgtagacgacatactaaccgatgacttttttgtcaaaaatttgGACGCCAAACGaagctatgactttttggtcaaaatttagacgacatactaaagtctgactttttcgtcaaaatttggacgacatacttttgtcaaaatttggacgccatagcgatgacttttttgtcaaaatgtggtTGACAAAtgaaagtatgacctttttggtcaaaatttagacatactaaccaatgacttttctgtcaaaaatttggatgacaaacgaagctatgacttttttgtcaaaatttggacgtcATATtaaccaatgacttttttgtcaaaattttgtTGACaaacttaagtatgacttttttggtcaaaatgtagacgacatactaaccgattacttttttgtcaaatatttggacaacaaacgaagctatgacttttttgtcaaaatttagaCGCCATaccgatgacttttttgtcaaaatgtggtTGACAAAtgaaagtatgacctttttggtcaaaatttagacatactaaccaatgacttttctgtcaaaaattTGGACGCCAAACaaagctatgactttt
This genomic window contains:
- the LOC122762619 gene encoding vesicle-associated membrane protein 2-like, with amino-acid sequence MSTPDTPGAPGGPDGEGSPAPPPNLTSNRRLQQTQAQVDEVVDIMRVNVDKVLERDQKLSELDDRADALQAGASQFESSAAKLKNKYWWKNCKMMIIMAVIGVICFGVIFLYFFY